GCTTAGAAGATGGCGTACCGCCTTGGAAGCACGACCGGACTGCACGTCGGGTTCGCTCTCGCTGCATTGGCCGTCGGCCTGCAGTCGCCACCGGCTCCGGCTGACGAATATCGGGCGTTCTGGGTCGATGCCTGGGGACCCGGCTTCCGCAGCCAGTCCGAGGTCGAAACCTTGCTTGGCAAGGTCGGCGATCCGGCCAACGTCGGGCGCATCCGCGAGGCCAACTGCAATGCGGTCATCGTCCAGGTCCGGCGTCGCGCGGACGTGTGCTATCCCTCGGCGGTCGGCGAGCCCTACATGTCCGACCTGTCCCCCTGGAATTTCAACGCCCTGCAGGCCATGATCGACGCTGCCCATGATACCACCGGCGGCAAGCAGCGTATCGAGGTCCACTGCTGGCTGGTCACCTTCGCGACCGGCAAATCCGGATCGGCCGGCGTGGTCTACCAGGCCCATTGCTCCACCCCGACGGGCAGCCTGATTACGCTCGATAACTACTGGCCGACACGCGACCAGAACGGGGCGGAGACCGATGACAAGGCTTTCGACCCTGGACACCCCCTGGTCCTGAAGTACACCACCGACGTCTGCATGGATATGGTCAACAACTTCAACGTTGACGGCGTACACTTCGATTACATCCGCTTCACCGGCAACAGCCAGGGGTACAACCCGACCAGTATCGCCCGCTACAACGCCCGCTACGGACTCACCGGGCAGCCGGCGTCCACCGATGAACGATTCAAGCAATGGCGCCGAGACCAGGTCACGGCCGTGGTTCGCAGGGTCTACGCCCATATCCAGCAATCCAAGCCGCAAGTCAGACTGTCAGGCGCGTTCGTCACCTGGAACCCTTCGCCCACCACATCCACACGGGAAGGCTTCAGGGCCACCCGGCCGTACTACGACGTCTACTCGGACTGGGACAGCTGGATCCAGGAGGGCATTGTGGATATGGCCGTCCCGATGACCTACTACAACTGGGGGGGCTCGCTGGCCGCCGACTACACTCGCTGGATGAACTTCGAGAAGGACCGCAAGGGCGACCGGCACATGGTCGTCGGGCCGGGAATCTACATGAACTCGCTGGACAACGCGATCTACGAACTGCAGATGACGCGGAATGCGTCGCCGGCAGGCAATCACGCTCACGGCTTCTGCGGCTACTCGTATCGAGCCCCTTTCACACTGGGCTCCTCCTACGGCCCCTGGACTGACTTCGCTCCGCGACTGCTCAGTGACGTGACACCGGTCAAGGCCGCCATTCCCGACATGCCGTGGAAGTCCAGCCCCACCAAAGCCCACCTCATGGGAACCGTCACCCTCGTCTCCAGCGGCGCCTGGGCGGACGGGGCAACAGTCGGCATTGCCGGCCCCGAAAGCCGGAGCATGGCCACCGACGGCACCGGCTTCTACGCCTTCATCGACCTCACCCCGGGAACGTATCAGCTCACCGCGAGCAAGGCAGGATACCCCGATCTGACCGCAACCGTAAGCGTGGCCCTGGGCGCGGTGACCGGCAACATGTACGAACAGGACTTCTCACTCGGGGGGAACATTCCACCGGTGATCAGCGAAGTCAATGTGACCGCTCTCACCGACCACACGGCGTCGATCACCTGGACGACGGACACGCCGGGAACTTCCCAAGTCGAGTACGGCACGACGACCAGCTATGGCGCTCAGACGCCGCTCGATGCAACCAGAGTCACCCGCCATGCTGTCACCCTGGCGGCTCTGGAGCCCAACACCCGCTATCATTTCAGGGTCATGTCAGCCAACGACTATGGCCCTTCGACGTCCGCGGACTTCACCCTGGCTACCGACGGTCCACCAGAGATCTCGGACATCAAAGCCGCCAGTGTGGCCGCGACCGAGGCGGTGATCACTTGGACCACCAACGCCGCGAGCACCAGCCAGGTCCGCTACGGGCTGACCGGCGACTATGGGAGCCAATCCTTGCTGGACCCGACCAGGCTCACCAGCCACTTCGTGACGTTGACCGGCTTGACGCCCTTAACCGCCTATCATTACCAGGTCGTCTCGACCAATGACTACGGGTCAAGACAGTCGGCCGATCTTACCTTCGCCACGCCCGAAATGCCCACGGAATACTTGATCGACAATACCGATTCCGGCTGGGCCAATACCTCGCCCTCCGGAAACTGGACGGTAGGCGTCGCCGCGGCCGTGCCGCGCATCGGAGTCAACTACTTGTATACCTCGGGCGTGGGAAACACCGATGAATGGGCCGCCACCCGCAAGTGTACCTGGACGCCCAACCTGGCCCTCAAAGGCTACTACGACGTGTATGTCTACTACCAGATCGGAAGCAACCGCTCGAACTCGGCGCCCTACCAGGTTCATCACCAGGCCGGAACACTCACCAGCGTCCAGAATCAGAACTCGAGCTCTCCGAACCAAAGCGGCTGGTTCCTGATCGGCCAGGACCTGCTCTTCCTGGCAGGGACTTCCGGCTACGTCGAGCTGGGCAACAACACCGCGGATACCAGATACGTCAGCGCGGACGCCGCCAAATTCGTCTTCAAGAGCCCCTTCGACGTGACCCCGCCGAGCACCCCCGTGGTCACCGACGAGGGAGCTTGCACGCTTTCAACCTCGGTCCTGAGCGTCACCTGGACCACCGCCGACGCGGAGTCCGCCATCGCCAGGAGCGAATACCGCATTGTTCAGCTGGCCGGACCGACGGTCCGCGATTGGACCGACGTCGGCACCCAGACCCAGGTGACCGCAACCGACCTTACCCTGCTTCCGGGCCGAAGTTATCGTGTCCAGGTTCGAGCCACCAACGATGTCGGCCTGGCCAGCGAGATCGGAGCATCCGACGGCATTGTGGTGTTCGGCTTCGACGTGGACGGCAACACCCTGGTCAACGCGAGCGACATGAACACCTTCCAGCAGTGCCTCGCCGGACCGGAGATCCCTTACCCCTCGACCGCAGCCCCGGACTGCGGCCGGTTCGACACCGACAGCGACAACGACGTCGACATGAGCGACTTCGCCGTCTTTCAGCGCTGCCTGACCGGCCCCGACCCGATCGACCCGAATTGCGTGAAGCCGTAGACAACGCCCGACTGACCGCG
The window above is part of the Phycisphaerae bacterium genome. Proteins encoded here:
- a CDS encoding family 10 glycosylhydrolase, with the translated sequence MAYRLGSTTGLHVGFALAALAVGLQSPPAPADEYRAFWVDAWGPGFRSQSEVETLLGKVGDPANVGRIREANCNAVIVQVRRRADVCYPSAVGEPYMSDLSPWNFNALQAMIDAAHDTTGGKQRIEVHCWLVTFATGKSGSAGVVYQAHCSTPTGSLITLDNYWPTRDQNGAETDDKAFDPGHPLVLKYTTDVCMDMVNNFNVDGVHFDYIRFTGNSQGYNPTSIARYNARYGLTGQPASTDERFKQWRRDQVTAVVRRVYAHIQQSKPQVRLSGAFVTWNPSPTTSTREGFRATRPYYDVYSDWDSWIQEGIVDMAVPMTYYNWGGSLAADYTRWMNFEKDRKGDRHMVVGPGIYMNSLDNAIYELQMTRNASPAGNHAHGFCGYSYRAPFTLGSSYGPWTDFAPRLLSDVTPVKAAIPDMPWKSSPTKAHLMGTVTLVSSGAWADGATVGIAGPESRSMATDGTGFYAFIDLTPGTYQLTASKAGYPDLTATVSVALGAVTGNMYEQDFSLGGNIPPVISEVNVTALTDHTASITWTTDTPGTSQVEYGTTTSYGAQTPLDATRVTRHAVTLAALEPNTRYHFRVMSANDYGPSTSADFTLATDGPPEISDIKAASVAATEAVITWTTNAASTSQVRYGLTGDYGSQSLLDPTRLTSHFVTLTGLTPLTAYHYQVVSTNDYGSRQSADLTFATPEMPTEYLIDNTDSGWANTSPSGNWTVGVAAAVPRIGVNYLYTSGVGNTDEWAATRKCTWTPNLALKGYYDVYVYYQIGSNRSNSAPYQVHHQAGTLTSVQNQNSSSPNQSGWFLIGQDLLFLAGTSGYVELGNNTADTRYVSADAAKFVFKSPFDVTPPSTPVVTDEGACTLSTSVLSVTWTTADAESAIARSEYRIVQLAGPTVRDWTDVGTQTQVTATDLTLLPGRSYRVQVRATNDVGLASEIGASDGIVVFGFDVDGNTLVNASDMNTFQQCLAGPEIPYPSTAAPDCGRFDTDSDNDVDMSDFAVFQRCLTGPDPIDPNCVKP